A region of Micromonas commoda chromosome 4, complete sequence DNA encodes the following proteins:
- a CDS encoding predicted protein → MQCLACAADHYPAAYAGSFLAPDDVTTMKGTGLTCLYYNECDALSSACGTNFTATEFFITCGWLAVLWVVLMAVFIFIRSFKHMMHTCDPCYFMEDENHNYPPYKRPPKLPKGHFAWLVRAWHVTDTELIANTTPDELMLLRWYRMVYHWFFGATIFVLPVCATLYHLDSKDQDAFGMKRITIAAANSEGVFWVVVLQMWVISTWLVYLLSRETAAYTRLVWRLPVSRIGIKSHAVLVSDIPMLTTDVPPGKEGARAQSGGIMKALSSALADKKEKQVKRTGSMTRSGSMIRSGSMTRSGSMSRSGSMSNPSSPRSPRSDAGDLEGVKVELTEAEKAEAQEEKMAKAWLKKNYSEVRSFMDETTPDDIDKLRACTKSEILRVVKAKMEGVMGEGCVVSVLLARDTRKLDKSANAWKASEQAYLQALILEKELKDDIEEALGENKGSKDVEAADSPKVAELKAKLAKADEEREKLRLDTKEKLAAFSQARLDYLHDETPSPSSIVVFSRQMDAVIASQVQLDNQFGRWHTEPAPGPNDLVWHNVALTGKQRWRKNIRARLVATIMVIFFSVPVNFLVAALNAGKDDIVSVLGEGIFKVLIGLILTIFLVVAHIMSLVISRQYGSIAKSTMDVRGASIYFWLLVLNLFLGNLNSTPVWEDLLDWIQDPKLVLSTLIYRCVEASSFFLQFCLLRIATSTVLELIHPPTHLGYLVKTLIHLAKTTAMPTPRMVQQWSQPENTPLHRVPAQTMLIFFLGCQYCVTAPAFLPVCGVFFSLFYLFWKHNLSYHYMQPYLSGLTLWPWLVKQTFNSLLFSQVVLILGLPTLSKNGKSTEYLRLALLPLPVWSWMQIRRCMAVLRRASKVPVQRDILQDDQDINLDEKGVVGSIKSKMTVLGKKTGQAFRELDERALNLGDKLGRHGSDPSSPATPAAQPKSTPMKTYNSLTKDTKALNVDLKESADKVREMVAKGTWRNYQPIAMWPTAQERSAVSVLVRRWKLGRKNRGNQSIHDAMEDNQALGGLQGVFTPTWFGSLKKSGTGIRKTTMLGFGRSEDKSEQEEEEDAK, encoded by the coding sequence ATGCAGTgcctcgcgtgcgcggcggaccaCTACCCCGCCGCCTACGCGGGCTCGTtcctcgcccccgacgacgtgACCACGATGAAGGGCACCGGTCTGACCTGCCTCTACTACAACGAGTGCGAcgcgctctcctccgcgtgcgGCACCAACTTCACCGCGACGGAGTTCTTCATCACCTGCGGATGGCTCGCCGTGCTCTGGGTCGTCCTGATGGCCGTGTTCATCTTCATAAGGAGCTTCAAGCACATGATGCACACGTGCGATCCTTGCTACTTCATGGAGGACGAGAACCACAACTACCCGCCGTACAAGAGGCCGCCGAAGCTGCCCAAGGGACACTTCGCGtggctcgtccgcgcgtggCACGTCACCGACACCGAGCTCATCGCCAACACCACCCCGGACGAGCTCATGCTGCTCCGATGGTACCGGATGGTCTACCACTGGTTCTTCGGGGCGACAATCTTCGTCCTTCCCGTGTGCGCCACGCTGTATCACCTCGACAGCAAGGACCAGGACGCGTTCGGGATGAAGCGGATCACCATCGCGGCTGCGAACAGCGAGGGCGTGTTCTGGGTCGTGGTGCTGCAGATGTGGGTCATATCCACGTGGCTGGTGTATCTGCTCAGTCGAGAGACAGCCGCGTACACGCGCCTGGTCTGGAGGCTGCCGGTGTCCAGGATCGGCATCAAGTCGCACGCCGTGCTCGTGAGCGACATCCCGATGCTCACGACGGACGTGCCGCCAGGAaaggagggcgcgagggcgcagaGCGGCGGGATCATGAAggcgctctcctccgcgctggCCGATAAGAAGGAGAAGCAGGTCAAGCGAACGGGCTCCATGACCAGGTCCGGCTCCATGATCAGGTCCGGCTCCATGACCAGGTCCGGCTCGATGTCCAGGTCCGGTTCGATGTCCAACCCGTCTTCGCCTCGGTCTCCGAGATCGGACGCCGGCGATTTGGAGGGCGTCAAGGTGGAGCTCACCGAGGCCgaaaaggcggaggcgcaggaGGAGAAGATGGCAAAGGCGTGGCTGAAGAAGAATTACTCCGAGGTTCGCTCGTTCATGGACGAGACGACTCCGGATGACATCGATAAGCTCCGCGCGTGCACCAAATCCGAGATTCTCCGAGTGGTCAAGGCAAAGATGGAGGGGGTCATGGGTGAGGGGTGCGTCGTTTCCGTGCTGCTCGCGAGGGATACGAGAAAGCTCGACAAgagcgcgaacgcgtggAAGGCTAGCGAGCAGGCCTACCTGCAAGCCTTGATCCTGGAGAAGGAGCTGAAGGACGACATCGAGGAGGCGTTGGGTGAGAATAAGGGCAGCAAGGACGTGGAAGCCGCGGACTCCCCGAAGGTTGCCGAGCTCAAGgccaagctcgccaaggcggacgaggaacgcgagaAGCTTCGCCTCGATACGAAGGAGAAGCTCGCTGCTTTTTCCCAAGCCAGGCTCGATTACCTTCACGACGAGACCCCAAGCCCGAGTTCCATCGTGGTCTTCTCGCGTCAGATGGACGCGGTCATCGCGTCTCAGGTGCAACTCGATAACCAGTTCGGTCGCTGGCACACCGAGCCCGCACCGGGTCCCAACGACCTCGTTTGGCACAACGTCGCGCTGACGGGGAAGCAGCGGTGGAGGAAGAACATTCGCGCGAGGTTGGTGGCCACCATCATGGTCATCTTCTTCTCCGTCCCCGTCAACTTTCTGGTggcggcgctcaacgcgGGTAAAGACGACATCGTCAGCGTCCTGGGAGAGGGCATCTTCAAGGTGCTCATCGGTTTGATCCTGACGATCTTCCTGGTCGTCGCGCACATCATGTCGCTGGTGATCTCCAGGCAGTACGGCTCCATCGCAAAGTCTACAATGGACGTCAGGGGTGCCTCCATCTACTTCTGGCTCTTAGTCCTGAACCTGTTCCTCGGTAACCTCAACAGCACGCCGGTGTGGGAGGACCTCCTCGACTGGATCCAGGACCCGAAGCTGGTCCTCAGCACGCTCATCTACCGATGCGTCGAGGCGAGCAGCTTCTTCCTGCAGTTCTGCCTCCTCcgcatcgcgacgtcgacggtgCTCGAGCTGATCCACCCCCCGACCCATCTGGGTTACCTGGTCAAGACGCTCATCCACCTCGCGAAGACCACCGCCATGCCCACGCCCCGCATGGTGCAGCAGTGGTCGCAGCCGGAGAACACGCCGCTGCACCGCGTCCCGGCGCAGACGATGCTCATCTTCTTCCTCGGGTGCCAGTACTGCGTCACGGCGCCGGCTTTCCTCCCAGTCTGCGGGGTCTTCTTCTCGCTCTTCTACCTGTTCTGGAAGCATAACTTATCCTACCACTACATGCAGCCGTACCTTTCGGGCCTCACGCTGTGGCCGTGGCTCGTCAAGCAGACCTTCAACAGCCTGCTGTTCAGCCAGGTGGTTCTGATTCTCGGTTTGCCCACGCTGAGCAAGAACGGGAAGAGCACCGAGTACCTTCGGCTGGCGCTCTTACCGCTGCCCGTGTGGTCGTGGATGCAGATTCGCCGATGCATGGCCGTGCTCCGGCGCGCGAGCAAGGTGCCGGTGCAGCGAGACATACTCCAGGACGACCAAGACATCAACCTCGACGAGAAAGGAGTCGTGGGTTCGATCAAGTCCAAGATGACCGTGCTCGGAAAGAAAACCGGGCAGGCTTTCAGGGAGCTGGATGAACGCGCGCTCAATCTCGGAGATAAGCTCGGAAGGCACGGTTCCGATCCTTCGAGCCCCGCCACCCCGGCCGCCCAACCCAAGTCAACCCCGATGAAGACCTACAACAGCCTAACGAAGGACACCAAGGCGTTAAACGTGGACTTGAAAGAGTCCGCGGACAAGGTCAGGGAGATGGTCGCGAAGGGCACGTGGCGAAACTACCAGCCCATTGCGATGTGGCCCACGGCGCAGGAACGATCCGCGGTGTCGGTGCTGGTTCGCAGATGGAAGCTTGGACGCAAAAACAGGGGTAATCAGTCAATCCACGACGCGATGGAAGATAATCAGGCGCTCGGGGGGTTGCAGGGCGTGTTCACTCCCACCTGGTTCGGATCGCTGAAGAAGAGCGGCACAGGGATTCGCAAGACGACGATGTTGGGTTTTGGCAGGAGCGAGGATAAATCGGAGCaagaagaggaagaggaCGCCAAGTGA
- a CDS encoding predicted protein: MSALNKLAHLSLVNKVTTELENHIGIADKTLSEFIIDLAGKHDEPRAFQKALEDAGAELSFDLVRSLLAIIQRMKPGGNKGGAGGGGGGVGGAGGPPRPVRPTADNPLPGLAVRDDVERAKALTREIYGDNPITANMADDPRFLDRRDDDRGRGGRDRSRDRDSGRGGRDRSRDRGRSRDRGGGSSSAAALKNGEPEVGAIYRGRVTNVMDFGCFVELTEFSRKFEGLVHVSMISSQKGVNARDQVQRDQSVWVKVTTRSATRMALSMRDVNQSTGDDLLGGGGNEGSANGYANPAGPAANRLGQSLRGLSGITPTAEDVAGDTRRRPVKRLSSPERWEAKQLIASGVLKTEEYPTYDAENEGLLAYEEEAEQEIEIEINEDEAPFLAGQTANGGDVSPIKIVKNPDGSLQRAAMTQSALAKERRELKEQQQRTALESIPKDLNRPWEDPMPEAGERHLAAELRGVGLGGYEMPQWKVEAFGKAPTFGQKSSLPMQAQRESLPIFKLRDELIQAVNDNQVLVVIGETGSGKTTQMTQYLAESGYTSRGRIGCTQPRRVAAMSVAKRVAEEFGCRLGEEVGYAIRFEDCTSPETVIKYMTDGMLLREALLDDALSQYCLIMLDEAHERTIHTDVLFGLLKKCCAKRKDLKIIVTSATLDAEKFSSYFFNCPIFTIPGRTFPVEVLYTKAPETDYMEDDTHLSQTIRKLSQDAALITVMQIHLTEPEGDILLFLTGQEEIDTSCQILFERMKGLGPSVPDLHILPVYSSLPSEMQTRIFEPAPPGSRKVIVATNIAEASLTIDGIYYVVDPGFAKQKVFNPKVGMDSLVVAPISQASARQRAGRAGRTGPGKCFRLYTESAYKNEMLPTSVPEIQRTNLGTTTLTLKAMGINDLLHFDFMDPPPPQTLISALEQLYNLGALDEEGLLTRLGRKMAEFPLEPPMSKMLIAAVDLGCSDEILTIVACLSAQNIWFRPREKQAAADQKKAKFFQPEGDHLSLLTVYESWKAQKFSSPWCFENYLQARSLRRAQDVRKQLLTIMDRYKLDVVSAGRNFNKIRRAICSGFFFHSAKKDPQEGYKTVVENTPTYIHPASALFQRQPDWVVYHELVLTSKEYMRECCVIEPKWLAELAPRFFKLCDPRHISKRKRMERLEPLFDRFNDPQAWRLSKRRG, from the exons ATGTCGGCGCTCAACAAGCTCGCGCACCTGTCGCTGGTGAATAAGGTGACGACGGAGCTCGAGAACCACATAGGCATCGCGGACAAGACCCTCTCGGAGTTCATCATAGACCTCGCGGGGAAGCACGACGAGCCGAGGGCGTTCCAGAAGGCCCTTGAGGATGCCGGCGCGGAGCTGTCGTTCGACTTGGTGCGCAGCCTCCTGGCCATCATCCAACGCATGAAGCCCGGCGGGAACAAGGGCGGTGCTGGCGGGGGTGGAgggggcgtcgggggcgcgggcgggccgCCGAGACCCGTGAGACCCACCGCCGACAATCCCCTCCCGGGGCTGGCagtgcgcgacgacgtggagcgcgccaaggcgctgACCCGGGAGATCTACGGCGATAACCCCATCACCGCGAACATGGCGGACGATCCGAGGTTCCTCGAcagacgcgacgacgacagggggcgcgggggcagGGACCGCAGCCGAGATCGCGACTCGGGCCGGGGCGGCAGGGATCGATCGAGGGACAGGGGCCGCTCCAGggaccggggcggcggctcctcctccgcggcggcgctcaagaaCGGCGAGCCCGAGGTGGGCGCCATCTATCGCGGCAGGGTCACCAACGTCATGGACTTCGGATGCTTCGTCGAGCTCACCGAGTTCAGCCGCAAGTTCGAGGGGCTCGTGCACGTCTCCATGATCTCGTCGCAAAAAGGGGTCAACGCCAGAGATCAGGTCCAGCGCGACCAGAGCGTGTGGGTCAAGGTCACCACGCGATCGGCCACGCGCATGGCGCTCAGCATGAGGGACGTGAACCAGTCCACGGGAgacgacctcctcggcggcggggggaacgaaggATCGGCCAACGGGTACGCCAACCccgccggacccgccgcgaaccgACTCGGCCAGTCCTTACGCGGCTTATCCGGAATAAcccccaccgcggaggacgtcgccggggacacgaggcggcggccggtgAAGAGGCTCTCGTCCCCGGAGCGTTGGGAGGCGAAGCAGCTCATCGCGTCCGGGGTTTTAAAGACGGAGGAGTACCCCACGTACGACGCAGAAAACGAGGGGCTGCTCGCGTACGAAgaggaggcggagcaggAGATTGAGATTGAGATcaacgaggacgaggcgccgTTTCTGGCGGGGCAGACGGCTAATGGCGGGGACGTGTCGCCGATCAAGATCGTGAAGAACCCCGACGGGAGTttgcagcgcgcggcgatgacgcagAGCGCGCTGGCGAAGGAGAGGAGGGAGCTCAAGGAGCAGCAGCAGAGGACGGCTTTGGAGTCCATCCCGAAGGACCTCAACCGGCCTTGGGAGGATCCCATGCcggaggctggcgagcggcacctcgccgcggagctcaggGGCGTGGGCCTGGGAGGGTATGAGATGCCCCAGTGGAAGGTGGAGGCGTTCGGCAAGGCGCCCACGTTTGGCCAGAAGTCGTCCCTGCCCATGCAGGCGCAGCGCGAGTCGCTCCCGATTTTCAAGCTGAGGGACGAGCTCATCCAGGCGGTGAACGATAACCAGGTGCTCGTGGTCATCGGCGAGACCGGATCCGGTAAGACGACGCAGATGACCCAGTACCTGGCGGAGAGCGGTTACACCAGCAGGGGACGGATCGGGTGCACTCAGCCGAGGCGcgtggcggcgatgtccgtGGCGAAGCGCGTGGCTGAGGAGTTTGGATGCcgactcggcgaggaggttggGTACGCGATTCGATTCGAGGACTGCACGTCGCCCGAGACTGTGATCAAGTACATGACGGACGGTATGCTGCTCAGGGAGGCGcttctcgacgacgcgctgtcGCAGTACTGCTTGATcatgctcgacgaggcgcacgagAGGACGATTCACACCGACGTCTTGTTCGGCTTACTGAAGAAGTGCTGCGCCAAGCGGAAGGACCTGAAGATCATcgtgacgtccgcgacgctgGACGCGGAGAAGTTCTCGTCGTATTTCTTCAACTGCCCGATCTTCACGATCCCGGGACGGACGTTCCCGGTGGAGGTGCTGTATACGAAGGCGCCCGAGACTGATTACATG GAAGACGACACTCACCTTTCGCAAACCATTCGCAAACTCTcgcaggacgccgcgctAATCACCGTCATGCAGATTCACCTCACCGAACCCGAGGGCGAcatcctcctcttcctcacCGGccaggaggagatcgacaCGTCGTGCCAGATCCTCTTCGAACGCATGAAGGGCCTCGGTCCCTCCGTGCCCGACCTCCACATCCTCCCCGTGTACTCGTCGCTCCCGTCGGAGATGCAGACGCGAATCttcgagcccgcgccgcccggttCCCGCAaggtcatcgtcgccaccaACATCGCCGAGGCTTCGCTCACGATCGACGGCATCTACTACGTCGTCGACCCGGGATTCGCGAAGCAAAAAGTCTTCAACCCGAAGGTTGGGATGGACTCGCTCGTGGTGGCGCCCATCTCgcaggcgtcggcgaggcagCGAGCCGGACGAGCGGGTCGAACCGGGCCCGGCAAGTGCTTCAGGCTGTACACCGAGAGCGCGTACAAGAACGAGATGCTCCCCACGTCCGTCCCGGAGATTCAGCGCACGAACCTGGGCACCACGACGCTGACGCTGAAGGCGATGGGTATCAACGATCTCTTGCACTTCGATTTCATGGACCCGCCCCCACCGCAGACGCTGATTAGCGCGCTGGAGCAGCTCTacaacctcggcgcgctcgacgaggagggacTGCTGACGAGGCTCGGGCGCAAGATGGCCGAGTTCCCGCTCGAACCCCCGATGAGCAAGATGCTCATCGCTGCGGTGGATCTGGGGTGCTCGGATGAGATTTTGACCATCGTCGCGTGCCTATCCGCGCAGAACATCTGGTTCCGACCGAGGGAgaagcaggcggcggcggatcagAAAAAGGCGAAATTCTTCCAGCCCGAGGGCGACCACCTGTCCTTGCTCACCGTTTACGAGAGCTGGAAGGCTCAGAAgttctcgtcgccgtggtgcTTCGAGAACTACCTTCAGGCGAGATCGCTGCGAAGGGCGCAGGACGTGCGAAAGCAGCTGCTGACCATCATGGACAGGTACAAGCTCGACGTGGTCTCCGCCGGGCGAAATTTCAACAAGATTCGCCGAGCGATTTGCTCCGGATTTTTCTTTCACAGCGCGAAGAAGGATCCTCAGGAGGGATACAAGACGGTCGTCGAGAACACGCCCACGTACATTcaccccgcgtcggcgctgttTCAGAGGCAACCGGACTGGGTGGTGTACCACGAGCTGGTGCTCACGTCGAAGGAGTACATGCGCGAGTGCTGCGTCATCGAGCCAAAGTGGCTAGCGGAGCTGGCGCCGAGGTTCTTTAAGCTGTGCGATCCGAGGCACATCTCGAAGAGGAAAAGGATGGAGAGGCTGGAGCCGCTGTTCGATCGGTTCAACGATCCGCAGGCGTGGCGCCTGTCCAAGCGCCGCGGCTGA
- a CDS encoding predicted protein gives MSGISAPLMALTRGSVARAPRRRRNASLREPRPSQRLPILNLNNLRLELRTGGRVVLVRSAKPYRGDERSFWDNAPVESRHKGYVPVPGFGEYYTPPAPPPEPEEDDDEEEGDDRWTAPSRIRQQPPEEGRRGLNESQAAKGAYVPVPGFGEYYAPPAPGKTKGKAKAGKEERDEDDSQDHAWASKVRSQPAEAGRWQPGDTAPYVPTPEPQAQQSRGWFGFGGGGGGGSDPAEDYYARDDQSWSEQSFANDEPLPSAFTGAASNFSDYGDDELRRLRVIYGMFRKTVAALRYIVPFTGGLACWIAAAQTLTAWWTMASMVPFLTGLLTFSMFGFLVTLGAAFFSGMYMAVTVFTRTLRYMLDGRMTEAWPAHRDQAQPPPMQITAQRSQRVAKNQNQVTVDYVPTRPVSDDEPPDVPVSAILPELYAPPRGPAKPEPTPESDPLSGESPPVGGESPPGESPPDDPIAAKPPPKRARVDLPLDVLLRVGGGAVEKTGKAVTGEKEGGSGDGYKELPPKKGGGVNTGSTNDSNARVVAEQAEQKPSWDSAVREGSVSAAGELRPDPAADARREAVVPPSQRSTVASKEQQQQWLRRELEREWEEVGAGEESVRDDEEKKKKEEEKEEVKKNGGGWNPIKAFFGGGADESPAPAPPTAAEPSPARPSPKAPGPARPSPARRETPAADAGFDPVMGALRWETPAGEATNANAARAAEVAARLAARAAVAQPEQEPEQEPEQEPEPAAAVDTSKFAEEAAAAAVSEVRSQRRRSNDEDRKRAERNEWQKRASISETGQLQSRGAMGGRAKAKGRGGGRGGRGGGGRGRGRSAHGSGGRFGWGGGGTGPSSSRGGGIYGPDAGGDYVALKGASPGGFFPGYGGGPKRKHRQMHQAYAYAGAGGRRVRRQGSDDDSETTSEDDVAGGGAPDHDHDHDEDEDEDRDDDESDPNVERNSVMRIGGIEIRMDRPGARGRGAREPFPPRREAPSVDDDDERDSEGEWGSELSLDSDAVDDYMRNCMNDSDDSDDDDDDSDDDDAFNEDAAADAAVAAAEEAWERSERDGYGGAPPDDELPKDIDGKEQDKAARAARRAAREDRYLRRMRDMNLDGAEVPSPRVSDSDVSDDSEAENEALKGGDYGAYLWGTGSGKKKKKGAGGHHADGGFPLSGKRAAKKAAKKAARRGESPERDAGLRRPRAVAETLAGMIRSGGAYIGFQAGMSPDALRGLLGIAHAMGLKAEVRGGGKRRHVVVHWTPRARVPRDGDERLERAIATAEGQPYGGGGGGRGGVSGRNGTSSAPSFVSAGVMRNDDDDIDDDDRMNVPVGDVDDEAKPEAETDFPIEGEAAGLGTGLIRDEVEAELAAADADVRAAEAFLTAAAEGAADGDGVEDDGEEVRRGNRGLRRAAMAAERELRASLAQRKKKGDGRVVGAGHSFGAFEAHTSGFGSRMLAKMGFQGEGAGMGKDGRGISEPIAASIRGKRVGLGAERK, from the exons ATGTCCGGCATCTCCGCGCCGCTGATGGCACTGACGCGCggatccgtcgcgcgcgcgccccggagACGTCGCAACGCGTCGCTCCGCGAGCCCCGCCCGTCGCAGCGTCTTCCTATCCTGAATCTTAATAATCTTCGTCTCGAGCTTCGaaccggcgggcgcgtggtGTTGGTCCGCTCGGCGAAGCCGTACCGGGGAGACGAGAGGTCCTTCTGGGACAACGCCCCGGTGGAGTCCCGCCACAAGGGATACGTCCCGGTGCCGGGCTTCGGCGAGTACTacaccccgcccgcgccgccgcccgagcccgaggaggatgacgacgaggaggagggcgacgatcgGTGGACGGCGCCCAGCCGGATCCGCCAGCAGCCGCCGGAggaggggcgacggggacttAACGAGAGccaggcggcgaagggggcGTACGTCCCGGTGCCGGGGTTCGGCGAGTACtacgccccgcccgcgcccggcaaAACCAAGGGTAAGGCCAAGGCCGGCAaagaggagcgcgacgaggacgactccCAAGATCACGCGTGGGCCAGCAAGGTTCGCTCTCagcccgcggaggctgggCGCTGGCAGCCCGGGGACACCGCGCCTTACGTGCCCACCCCGGAGCCGCAGGCGCAGCAATCGCGGGGATGgttcggcttcggcggcggcggcggcggcggttccgaTCCCGCGGAGGACTATTACGCACGCGACGATCAATCGTGGAGCGAGCAATCCTTCGCAAACGACGAGCCCCTTCCGTCGGCGTTCActggcgcggcgtcgaattTCTCCGAttacggcgacgacgagctccgccgcctccgcgtcatCTACGGCATGTTTCGCaagaccgtcgccgcgttgcgGTACATCGTCCCGTTCACGGGAGGCCTGGCGTGTtggatcgccgcggctcaGACGCTCACGGCGTGGtggacgatggcgtcgatggTGCCCTTCCTCACCGGGCTCCTCACGTTTTCCATGTTTGGCTTTTTGgtcaccctcggcgcggcgttttTCAGCGGGATGTACATGGCCGTCACGGTGTTCACCAGGACGCTGAGATACATGCTCGACGGGCGGATGACGGAGGCGTGGCCCGCGCACAGGGACCaggcgcagccgccgccgatgcaGATCACCGCTCAGAGGAGTCAGAGGGTGGCTAAAAACCAAAACCAGGTGACGGTTGATTACGTCCCGACGCGGCCCGTGTCGGACGATGAACCCCCGGACGTCCCGGTCTCCGCCATCCTCCCCGAGCTCTACGCCCCACCCCGGGGCCCCGCGAAGCCCGAGCCGACGCCCGAGAGCGACCCCTTAagtggtgagtcaccgcccgtgggtggtgagtcaccgcccggtgagtcaccgcccgacgACCCGATTGCGGCGAAACCCCCGCccaagcgcgcgcgggtggaccTGCCCCTCGACGTGCTGCtccgcgtgggcggcggcgcggtcgagaaGACGGGCAAGGCGGTCACCGGTGAGAAAGAGGGAGGGAGCGGGGACGGGTACAAGGAGCTGCCGCCGAAGAAGGGTGGTGGGGTCAATACGGGGTCGACGAACGATTCGAACGCGCGAGTCGTCGCCGAACAAGCAGAGCAGAAACCTTCGTGGGACTCGGCGGTGCGCGAAGGATCCGTGTCCGCGGCCGGGGAGCTGCGcccggacccggcggcggacgcgaggcgcgaggcggtggtACCCCCAAGCCAGCGAagcaccgtcgcgtcgaaggagcagcagcagcagtgGCTGAGGAGGGAACTGGAACGCGAGTGGGAGGaggtcggcgccggagaggagtccgttcgcgacgacgaggagaagaagaagaaggaggaggagaaggaggaggtgaagAAAAACGGGGGAGGTTGGAACCCCATCAAGGcgttcttcggcggcggcgcggacgagtcgcccgcgcccgcgcccccgaccgccgccgagcccagCCCAGCCCGGCCCAGCCCGAAGGCGCCCGGCCCGGCCCGGCCCAGCCCGGCCCGGCGCGagacccccgccgccgacgccggcttcGACCCGGTGATGGGCGCGCTCAGGTGGgagacgcccgcgggcgaggcgacgaacgcgaacgccgcgcgcgcggcggaggtggcggcgaggctcgccgcgagggccgccGTGGCGCAGCCGGAGCAAGAGCCGGAGCAAGAGCCGGAGCaagagcccgagcccgcggcggctgttGACACGTCAAAGTttgcggaggaggcggcggcggcggcggtgtcggaGGTGCGGTCGCAGCGGAGGCGTTcgaacgacgaggaccgGAAGAGGGCGGAGAGGAACGAGTGGCAGAAGAGG GCGTCGATATCGGAAACTGGCCAGCTCCAGTCACGCGGTGCGatgggcgggcgcgcgaaggccaagggtcgcggcggcggacgcggcggacgcggcggcggaggccgaggacgcggccgaAGCGCGCACGGCAGCGGTGGACGTTTCGGatggggaggcggcggcacgggtccgtcgtcctcccgcggcggtgggatcTACGGTCCCGATGCCGGTGGTGACTACGTCGCGCTCAAGGGCGCGTCTCCCGGAGGGTTCTTCCCCGGATACGGCGGGGGCCCGAAGAGGAAACACCGCCAGATGCATCAGGCGTACGCCTacgcgggagcgggaggccggcgggtccgtcgacagggcagcgacgacgactccgagaCGACTTCCGAGgatgacgtcgcgggcggcggcgcgcccgaccacgaccacgaccacgacgaggacgaggacgaggaccgggacgacgacgaatccgACCCGAACGTCGAGCGCAACTCCGTCATGCGCATCGGCGGGATCGAGATCCGCATGGATCgaccgggcgcgcgcggccgaggcgcccgcgagcccttcccgccccgccgcgaagcgccatcggtcgacgacgacgacgagcgagacTCCGAGGGCGAGTGGGGCagcgagctcagcctcgactccgacgccgtcgacgactaCATGCGCAACTGCATgaacgactccgacgactccgacgacgacgatgacgactccgacgacgacgacgcgttcaacgaggacgccgccgccgacgccgccgtcgccgcggcggaggaggcgtggGAGAGATCTGAGCGCGACGGGTACGGCGGTGCGCCTCCGGATGACGAGCTCCCGAAAGACATCGATGGCAAAGAACAGGacaaggcggcgcgcgcggctcgccgcgccgcgcgggaggaccGGTACCTTCGACGGATGCGGGACATGAacctggacggcgccgaggtgccgtcgccgcgcgtctcagACTCGGACGTCTCGGACGATTCCGAGGCGGAGAACGAGGCTCTGAAGGGGGGCGACTACGGGGCGTACCTGTGGGGCACCGGCTCGGGTAAAAAGAAGAAGAAAGGGGCGGGCGGCCAtcacgcggacggcggcttcCCTTTGAGCGGTAAGCGCGCAGCGAAGAAAGCGGCGAAAAaggcggctcggcgcggcgaatcccccgagagggacgcgggtTTGAGAAGGCCgcgagccgtcgcggagacgtTGGCGGGGATGATCCGATCCGGCGGCGCGTACATCGGGTTTCAAGCCGGCATGTCTCCCGACGCCCTTCGCGGTCTGCTGGGCATAGCCCACGCGATGGGTCTCAAGGCGGAGGTGCGGGGTGGGGGTAAGCGGCGGCACGTCGTGGTGCActggacgccgagggcgagggttccgagggacggggacgagcgACTGGAGCGGGCCATCGCCACGGCGGAGGGCCAGCcgtacggcggcggtggcggcgggaggggggGGGTTTCCGGGAGGAACGGGACGAGTTCCGCCCCGAGTTTCGTGTCGGCGGGCGTCATGCGAAACGATGACGAtgacatcgacgacgacgacagaaTGAACGTACccgtcggggacgtcgacgacgaggcaaagccggaggcggagacggaCTTTCCGATCGAGGGGGAAGCGGCTGGTTTAGGGACCGGTTTAATCCGCGATGAGGTCGAGGCtgagctggcggcggcggatgcggacgtgcgagcggcggaggcttttctgaccgccgccgccgagggtgcagccgatggcgacggagtcgaggacgacggcgaggaggtccgACGGGGCAACAGGGGCTTGCGcagggcggcgatggccgcggagcgggagcttcgcgcgtcgctggcgcagaggaagaagaaggggGACGGGAGAGTAGTGGGGGCTGGGCACTCTTTCGGCGCTTTCGAGGCGCACACCAGCGGGTTTGGTTCGAGGATGCTCGCGAAGATGGGTTTccagggcgagggcgccggtaTGGGGAAGGACGGGCGGGGGATATCGGAGCCaatcgcggcgtccatccgGGGCAAGCGAGTCGGACTAGGAGCAGAGCGGAAATGA